The Microbacterium foliorum genome has a window encoding:
- a CDS encoding DnaJ family domain-containing protein: protein MPGRCIVSDPREAAARYRARQQSDGSEDDAESGEAPGIAAATDRAAFIETAIQVAIRRGDFDDLPGAGKPLEGLGTHHDPDWWIRRKIETENLTGLGPPAILLRTEDRELDAQLDLLGRESDVRDVLVDFNRRVVEARRQLQGGPPVVTSTRDIDAEVTAWRERRAARLAARAAEPPEQRRRRRFGLGRRD from the coding sequence ATGCCAGGGAGGTGCATCGTGTCGGACCCCCGCGAGGCCGCAGCCCGATACCGCGCGCGACAGCAGAGCGACGGCTCGGAGGACGACGCGGAGTCCGGCGAAGCCCCGGGCATCGCGGCCGCCACCGATCGCGCGGCGTTCATCGAGACGGCCATCCAGGTCGCGATCCGGCGGGGCGACTTCGACGATCTGCCCGGCGCGGGCAAGCCCCTCGAGGGGCTCGGCACCCACCACGACCCCGACTGGTGGATCCGCCGCAAGATCGAGACCGAGAACCTCACCGGGCTCGGCCCGCCCGCGATCCTGCTGCGCACCGAGGATCGCGAGCTCGACGCCCAGCTCGACCTGCTGGGGCGCGAGAGCGATGTCCGTGATGTCCTCGTCGACTTCAACAGGCGCGTCGTCGAGGCGCGACGTCAGCTGCAGGGCGGCCCGCCGGTGGTGACGAGCACTCGCGACATCGACGCCGAGGTCACGGCATGGCGCGAGCGACGAGCCGCCAGGCTCGCCGCCCGTGCCGCGGAGCCGCCGGAGCAGCGACGACGTCGGAGATTCGGTCTCGGACGCCGAGACTGA
- a CDS encoding MATE family efflux transporter, translating to MTERTLNREILRLAVPALGALIAEPAFLIVDAALIGHLGTTPLAGLGIAGAVLQTVVGLMVFLAYSTTPAVARLFGAGRPGEAVSVGINGMWLALALGAVLAAAGAVASPWLVSLFGASDAVAAQANDYLVVSMWGLPAMLIVFAATGLLRGMQDTVTPLWIAGLGFGANALLNVVFIYGLGWGIAGSAAGTVVAQWGMVGAYVLVIRRLAATHEASLTVKREGMGSTARSGGWLFLRTVSLRAALLVTVAVATGIGTAELAGWQIVFTIFSAAAFALDALAIAAQALIGKELGAGDQRQVQRVLARTVAWGAWFGVVVGALIAALSGVLGIVFTGDPDIAALVQPALLILAVAQPIAGVVFVLDGVLMGANDARYLALAGALNLLPFLPALWIIAATGVDGAPGLIWLAVAFFGVYLLARLGTLGWRVRSGRWLTAGV from the coding sequence ATGACCGAGCGCACCCTCAACCGCGAGATCCTGCGCCTCGCCGTCCCCGCGCTCGGCGCGCTGATCGCGGAACCCGCCTTCCTCATCGTCGACGCCGCTCTCATCGGGCACCTGGGCACCACGCCGCTGGCAGGGCTCGGCATAGCCGGCGCCGTGCTGCAGACGGTGGTCGGGCTGATGGTCTTCCTCGCCTACTCGACGACCCCCGCGGTCGCCCGCCTGTTCGGCGCAGGTCGCCCCGGCGAGGCCGTGTCGGTCGGGATCAACGGCATGTGGCTGGCGCTGGCGCTCGGCGCCGTTCTCGCGGCGGCCGGCGCCGTGGCCTCGCCGTGGCTGGTGTCGCTGTTCGGAGCGAGCGATGCCGTCGCCGCCCAGGCCAACGACTACCTCGTCGTCTCGATGTGGGGCCTCCCCGCCATGCTGATCGTCTTCGCGGCGACCGGACTGCTCCGCGGGATGCAGGACACGGTCACGCCGCTGTGGATCGCCGGGCTGGGGTTCGGCGCGAACGCCCTGCTCAATGTGGTCTTCATCTACGGACTGGGCTGGGGGATCGCCGGTTCCGCGGCGGGCACCGTGGTCGCACAGTGGGGCATGGTCGGCGCCTACGTGCTGGTGATCAGACGGCTCGCCGCGACCCATGAGGCCTCGCTGACGGTGAAGCGCGAAGGCATGGGCAGCACCGCGCGATCCGGGGGCTGGCTGTTCCTGCGCACGGTGAGCCTGCGGGCAGCGCTGCTCGTGACCGTCGCCGTCGCCACCGGCATCGGCACCGCCGAGTTGGCCGGCTGGCAGATCGTGTTCACGATCTTCTCGGCCGCGGCCTTCGCCCTCGATGCCCTGGCGATCGCCGCCCAAGCCCTGATCGGCAAGGAGCTCGGTGCCGGCGACCAGCGGCAGGTGCAGCGCGTGCTGGCACGGACGGTCGCGTGGGGCGCATGGTTCGGGGTGGTCGTGGGGGCGCTGATCGCCGCCCTGTCCGGCGTGCTGGGCATCGTGTTCACCGGTGATCCCGACATCGCGGCGCTCGTGCAGCCGGCGCTGCTGATCCTCGCGGTCGCCCAACCGATCGCCGGTGTCGTGTTCGTGCTCGACGGCGTGCTGATGGGCGCGAACGACGCCCGCTACCTCGCACTCGCCGGCGCGCTCAATCTTCTGCCGTTCCTTCCCGCGCTCTGGATCATCGCCGCGACCGGCGTCGACGGCGCCCCCGGACTCATCTGGCTCGCCGTCGCGTTCTTCGGCGTGTACCTGCTCGCTCGCCTCGGCACTCTCGGCTGGCGGGTGCGCTCAGGACGCTGGCTCACGGCCGGAGTCTGA
- a CDS encoding TrmH family RNA methyltransferase produces the protein MDEQTTADPADTGVPGDTGGSSDAGGTSDAGGSSAQPGYGVGPWPGGPAEWPQGEQYDPELLAAGDTRNVIDRYRYWRMEAIVADLDTKRHPFHVAIENWQHDMNIGSIVRSANAFLADTVHIIGRRRWNKRGAMVTDRYQHVVHHEDVQTFAAWAAAEGIPIIAVDNVEGAVPVDRAELPRSCVLLFGQEGPGLSDEALAAASGHIEITQYGSTRSINASAAAAVIMYEWCRRHAG, from the coding sequence ATGGATGAGCAGACGACCGCAGACCCGGCGGACACCGGCGTGCCCGGGGACACAGGCGGATCGTCAGACGCAGGCGGAACGTCGGACGCAGGCGGATCGTCGGCGCAGCCCGGGTACGGGGTGGGCCCCTGGCCGGGTGGACCCGCGGAGTGGCCGCAGGGGGAGCAGTACGACCCGGAGCTGCTCGCCGCCGGCGACACCCGCAACGTGATCGATCGCTACCGGTACTGGCGCATGGAGGCGATCGTCGCCGACCTCGACACGAAGCGGCATCCGTTCCACGTGGCCATCGAGAACTGGCAGCACGACATGAACATCGGCTCGATCGTGCGCAGCGCCAACGCGTTCCTCGCCGACACCGTGCACATCATCGGTCGCCGCCGCTGGAACAAGCGCGGCGCCATGGTGACCGACCGCTACCAGCACGTCGTCCACCATGAGGATGTGCAGACCTTCGCGGCGTGGGCGGCGGCCGAGGGCATCCCGATCATCGCCGTCGACAACGTCGAGGGCGCTGTGCCCGTGGATCGCGCCGAGCTGCCCCGGAGCTGCGTCCTGCTGTTCGGTCAGGAGGGGCCGGGTCTCTCCGACGAGGCGCTCGCCGCGGCATCCGGGCATATCGAGATCACCCAGTACGGATCTACCCGGTCGATCAACGCGAGCGCGGCCGCAGCCGTGATCATGTACGAGTGGTGCCGGAGGCACGCGGGCTGA
- a CDS encoding Nramp family divalent metal transporter, with protein MPKNPATPPRSLWLLGPALVAGVAYLDPGNVASNMTAGAQYGYLLVWIVVAGNIMAWLIQYLSAKLGVVTGQSLPEVLGTRLTRPWARRAYWLQAELVAMATDLAEVIGGAVALYLLFDIPLLLGGVITGAVSMILLAVQNRGGARPFEFVIIGLMAIIAVGFVAGLFVAPPDAGSIVGGLVPRFEGTGSVLLAASILGATIMPHAIYAHSSLTRDRFGAAATHGPTEAARTEVSRIRRLLTATRWDVSIAMVIAGTVNLGILLLAAANLAGVDGTDSLEGAHAALAAGLGPVVATFFAVGLLASGLASTSVGAYAGAEIMHGLLHVRIPLLARRLITLIPALVILGLGVDPTLALVLSQVVLSFGIPFALIPLVALTAQRRTLGAWVNRRWTTAAGVLASVLLIALNGALLWLVLTGA; from the coding sequence ATGCCGAAAAATCCCGCGACCCCGCCCCGCAGTCTGTGGCTGCTCGGGCCCGCCCTGGTCGCCGGAGTCGCCTACCTCGACCCGGGCAACGTCGCGAGCAACATGACCGCCGGCGCCCAGTACGGGTACCTGCTCGTGTGGATCGTCGTGGCGGGCAACATCATGGCCTGGCTCATCCAGTACCTCTCCGCCAAGCTCGGCGTCGTCACCGGGCAGAGCCTCCCCGAGGTGCTGGGCACGCGTCTGACGAGACCGTGGGCCCGCCGGGCGTACTGGCTGCAGGCCGAACTCGTCGCGATGGCGACCGATCTCGCCGAGGTCATCGGCGGGGCGGTCGCGCTGTACCTGCTGTTCGACATCCCGCTGCTGCTCGGCGGCGTCATCACCGGCGCGGTGTCGATGATCCTGCTCGCGGTGCAGAACCGGGGCGGCGCGCGGCCGTTCGAGTTCGTGATCATCGGGCTGATGGCGATCATCGCGGTCGGCTTCGTCGCCGGCCTCTTCGTCGCTCCACCGGATGCCGGCAGCATCGTCGGCGGACTCGTGCCCCGCTTCGAGGGCACCGGATCGGTGCTCCTCGCCGCGTCCATCCTCGGCGCGACGATCATGCCGCACGCGATCTACGCCCACTCCTCGCTGACCCGCGACAGGTTCGGCGCGGCCGCGACGCACGGACCGACCGAGGCGGCGCGCACCGAGGTCTCCCGCATCCGCCGTCTGCTGACCGCGACGCGCTGGGACGTCTCGATCGCGATGGTCATCGCCGGGACGGTGAACCTCGGCATCCTGCTGCTCGCCGCCGCCAACCTCGCCGGGGTCGACGGCACGGACTCGCTCGAGGGAGCGCATGCCGCACTGGCCGCGGGGCTCGGACCTGTCGTCGCCACCTTCTTCGCCGTCGGACTGCTCGCCTCGGGGCTCGCGTCGACCTCGGTCGGCGCCTACGCGGGAGCCGAGATCATGCACGGCCTGCTGCACGTGCGCATCCCGCTGCTGGCACGGCGGCTGATCACCCTGATCCCCGCGCTCGTGATCCTCGGGCTCGGCGTCGATCCGACACTCGCCCTCGTGCTCAGCCAGGTCGTGCTGTCGTTCGGCATCCCGTTCGCGCTGATCCCGCTGGTGGCGCTCACGGCCCAGCGTCGCACGCTGGGCGCCTGGGTGAACCGGCGATGGACGACCGCGGCCGGTGTCCTGGCGTCCGTGCTGCTCATCGCCCTCAACGGCGCGCTGCTCTGGCTGGTCCTGACCGGCGCCTGA
- a CDS encoding rhamnogalacturonan lyase: MNIRHHSFRAAVAVAAAGCLLAGGAHSAAAAPATGPDAGRHGPASATPQLENLDRGLVAVSTADGVFLSWRLLASEATGTTATGLAGPDFAVYRDGTKIATVTDSTNLADAEGTATAEYSVVPIVNGVELAASASAPVTAWAEGHHDLPLQKPADGVTPAGEAYTYSANDVSVGDVDGDGQYEYVVKWEPSNAKDVSQRGYTGSVYLDTYELDGTLLNRLDLGVNIRAGAHYTQFLVYDFDGDGRSETMLKTAPGTKSVQYGADGAVVGESFITLPKSDRKAGVTHDDDYRLSAADYEAHLVEMFLGWSSRDEVVSGQWPATLEEAWGMPVTHEYPLSRESAEELADTFIDVYAPSRSARNLLREFEGFIIDGPEYLTVFDSATGKELQTIPYPTERGDDGLLWGDYAMSRIEPGNRVDRFLSGVGYLDGQHPSAVFARGYYTRTTVTAFDWDGKRLTERWDVDSGHAPMTNPFNDSPHGRDGTDPEFGTITTQGDHSLSFADVDADGKQELVYGSATIDHDGSLLYSSFDVLPEGSAAPGENVRLGHGDAMHVADIDPSRPGLEIWTAHEGGTFAPYGSVMRDAATGESLFGAYSGRDTGRAMIGDVRPDVPGIEVWSSMPGGTEGSGLLSATGELLDTATPGTNMSIRWAGDLTTQIVNGSGDQTPTIDDWTRGTVLTATGTLTNNGTKGNPSLVADVLGDWREELLVRTSDSSALRFYTTTEPTAHKLTTLMHDVQYRAETARQQTTYNQPAYTSFYLASDIDWANVPVLTAPVTPKAPKFTDKPGTSRDEVKVPTSVKGVTYYVNGEKVEARNGKVRVTGEVTVVAVPEPGHRIADGAVSQWTETLRSR, from the coding sequence ATGAACATCCGACATCATTCATTCCGCGCTGCCGTCGCGGTCGCCGCGGCAGGCTGCCTGCTGGCGGGAGGCGCGCACAGCGCCGCGGCCGCACCCGCCACGGGCCCGGACGCCGGACGTCACGGCCCGGCATCCGCGACTCCACAGCTGGAGAACCTCGACCGCGGCCTCGTCGCCGTGTCCACCGCCGACGGCGTCTTCCTGAGCTGGCGGCTGCTGGCCTCCGAGGCGACCGGCACCACCGCCACCGGGCTCGCCGGACCCGACTTCGCCGTCTACCGCGACGGCACGAAGATCGCCACCGTGACCGACAGCACGAACCTCGCGGATGCCGAGGGCACGGCCACGGCGGAGTACTCCGTCGTGCCGATCGTGAACGGCGTCGAGCTCGCGGCATCCGCTTCCGCCCCGGTCACCGCCTGGGCCGAGGGGCATCACGACCTCCCGCTGCAGAAGCCCGCCGACGGCGTCACGCCCGCGGGCGAGGCCTACACCTACTCCGCGAACGACGTCTCGGTCGGCGATGTCGACGGCGACGGGCAGTACGAGTACGTCGTGAAGTGGGAGCCGTCGAATGCGAAGGACGTCTCGCAGCGCGGCTACACCGGCTCCGTCTACCTCGACACCTACGAGCTCGACGGCACGCTGCTCAACCGCCTCGACCTGGGCGTGAACATCAGGGCGGGAGCGCACTACACGCAGTTCCTCGTCTACGACTTCGACGGGGACGGCCGCTCGGAGACGATGCTGAAGACGGCGCCGGGCACCAAGTCGGTGCAGTACGGCGCCGACGGGGCCGTCGTCGGGGAGTCCTTCATCACCCTGCCGAAGTCCGACCGCAAGGCCGGGGTCACCCACGACGACGACTACCGGCTCAGCGCCGCCGACTACGAAGCGCATCTCGTCGAGATGTTCCTCGGCTGGAGCTCACGCGACGAGGTCGTCTCGGGGCAGTGGCCGGCGACTCTCGAAGAGGCATGGGGCATGCCCGTCACGCACGAGTACCCGCTGAGCAGGGAGAGCGCCGAGGAGCTCGCCGACACGTTCATCGACGTGTATGCGCCGAGCCGCAGCGCCCGCAACCTGCTGCGGGAGTTCGAGGGCTTCATCATCGACGGGCCCGAGTACCTCACGGTCTTCGACAGCGCCACCGGCAAGGAACTCCAGACCATCCCGTATCCGACCGAGCGCGGCGATGACGGCCTGCTGTGGGGCGACTACGCGATGTCCCGCATCGAGCCGGGCAACCGCGTCGACCGCTTCCTGTCGGGCGTCGGCTACCTCGACGGCCAGCATCCGTCCGCCGTCTTCGCCCGCGGCTACTACACGCGCACGACCGTCACGGCCTTCGACTGGGACGGCAAGCGCCTCACGGAGCGCTGGGATGTCGACAGCGGCCACGCGCCGATGACGAACCCGTTCAACGACTCGCCCCACGGGCGTGACGGCACCGACCCCGAGTTCGGGACGATCACGACTCAGGGCGACCACTCGCTGAGCTTCGCCGACGTGGATGCCGACGGCAAGCAGGAGCTCGTCTACGGATCGGCGACGATCGATCACGACGGCAGCCTGCTGTACAGCTCGTTCGACGTGCTGCCCGAGGGCAGTGCCGCGCCGGGCGAGAACGTGCGCCTCGGTCACGGTGACGCGATGCACGTGGCGGACATCGACCCGAGCCGCCCCGGACTCGAGATCTGGACGGCCCACGAGGGCGGCACGTTCGCCCCGTACGGATCGGTGATGCGTGATGCGGCCACGGGGGAATCGCTGTTCGGCGCCTACTCGGGTCGCGACACCGGTCGGGCGATGATCGGAGACGTCCGCCCGGACGTCCCCGGCATCGAGGTGTGGTCGAGCATGCCCGGCGGCACCGAGGGCAGCGGACTGCTGAGCGCCACGGGAGAGCTGCTCGACACGGCGACGCCCGGCACGAACATGTCGATCCGCTGGGCGGGAGACCTGACCACCCAGATCGTGAACGGCAGCGGCGATCAGACGCCCACGATCGACGACTGGACCCGCGGCACCGTGCTCACCGCCACCGGAACCCTCACGAACAACGGCACCAAGGGCAACCCCTCCCTGGTCGCCGACGTGCTGGGGGACTGGCGCGAGGAGCTGCTGGTGCGCACGAGCGATTCGAGCGCGCTGCGGTTCTACACGACCACCGAGCCGACGGCGCACAAGCTCACCACGCTCATGCACGACGTGCAGTACCGCGCCGAGACGGCACGTCAGCAGACGACCTACAACCAGCCGGCGTACACCTCGTTCTACCTGGCGAGCGACATCGACTGGGCGAACGTGCCGGTGCTGACGGCGCCGGTGACGCCCAAGGCTCCGAAGTTCACCGACAAGCCGGGCACGTCTCGTGACGAGGTGAAGGTGCCGACCAGCGTCAAGGGTGTCACCTATTACGTGAACGGCGAGAAGGTCGAGGCGCGCAACGGCAAGGTGCGCGTCACGGGGGAGGTGACCGTGGTCGCTGTCCCCGAGCCCGGGCATCGCATCGCCGACGGTGCCGTCTCGCAGTGGACGGAGACGCTCCGCTCGCGCTGA
- a CDS encoding metal-dependent transcriptional regulator, with protein sequence MASPAADDYLKTVYAHTEWQDAPITPSVLAAKLGIAPSSVTEMVKKLAAAGFVSHVPYGAVRLTDAGTQRALAMVRRHRLIETWLVQEFGYGWHEVHDEAEVLEHTISDRLLEGIDARLGRPRFDPHGDAIPDADGRVDREPFVLLADAPAGHTGRVLRVDDRDPELLRALEAAGVVVAATITTTASGVELDSSPATLPEGAAHVVWLSA encoded by the coding sequence GTGGCATCTCCGGCAGCAGACGACTATCTCAAGACCGTCTACGCGCACACCGAATGGCAGGATGCGCCGATCACCCCGTCGGTCCTCGCGGCGAAGCTCGGCATCGCCCCCTCGTCGGTGACCGAGATGGTGAAGAAGCTCGCCGCCGCCGGGTTCGTCTCGCACGTCCCCTACGGGGCGGTGCGCCTGACGGATGCCGGCACGCAGCGGGCACTCGCGATGGTGCGCCGACACCGCCTGATCGAGACCTGGCTGGTGCAGGAGTTCGGCTACGGCTGGCACGAGGTGCACGACGAGGCCGAGGTGCTCGAGCACACCATCAGCGATCGACTGCTCGAGGGCATCGACGCGCGCCTGGGGCGACCGCGGTTCGATCCGCACGGCGACGCCATCCCCGACGCCGACGGCCGCGTCGACCGCGAGCCGTTCGTGCTGCTCGCCGACGCTCCCGCCGGTCACACCGGGCGGGTCCTGCGCGTCGACGACCGCGACCCCGAGCTGCTGCGCGCGCTCGAGGCGGCCGGCGTCGTGGTCGCAGCGACGATCACGACCACCGCATCCGGTGTGGAACTCGACAGCTCTCCCGCGACGCTCCCCGAGGGTGCGGCGCACGTCGTCTGGCTCAGCGCCTGA
- a CDS encoding HAD-IIA family hydrolase, with protein sequence MGHRDDIECWLTDMDGVLVHENDAIPGASELLAGWEQNEIPYLVLTNNSIFTARDLSARLRASGLTVPEERIWTSALATADFLKQQVPGGSAFVIGEAGILTALHEAGFIMTETDPDFVVVGETRNYSFEAITKAIRLIIRGARFIVTNPDATGPSADGVMPATGAIAALITKATGKEPYVVGKPNPMMFRSALNKIGAHSKKTGMIGDRMDTDIIAGIEAGLHTVLVMTGISDQAEVEKYPFRPDEIVDSVADLLPTVTESIPTLDED encoded by the coding sequence ATGGGACACCGCGACGACATCGAATGCTGGCTGACCGACATGGACGGCGTACTCGTGCACGAGAACGACGCGATCCCTGGCGCATCCGAGCTGCTCGCCGGATGGGAGCAGAACGAGATCCCCTACCTCGTGCTCACCAACAACTCGATCTTCACCGCGCGCGACCTCTCGGCGCGGCTGCGTGCCAGCGGCCTGACCGTTCCCGAGGAGCGCATCTGGACCTCGGCGCTCGCGACGGCCGACTTCCTCAAGCAGCAGGTTCCCGGGGGCTCGGCCTTCGTGATCGGCGAGGCCGGCATCCTCACCGCTCTGCATGAGGCCGGCTTCATCATGACCGAGACCGACCCCGACTTCGTGGTCGTCGGCGAGACCCGCAACTACTCGTTCGAGGCGATCACCAAGGCGATCCGGCTGATCATCCGCGGCGCGCGGTTCATCGTCACGAACCCCGACGCGACCGGCCCCTCGGCCGATGGCGTGATGCCGGCGACCGGCGCGATCGCCGCCCTCATCACGAAGGCCACGGGCAAGGAGCCCTACGTCGTCGGCAAGCCCAACCCGATGATGTTCCGGTCGGCTCTGAACAAGATCGGTGCGCACTCGAAGAAGACCGGCATGATCGGCGACCGCATGGACACCGACATCATCGCCGGCATCGAGGCGGGTCTGCACACCGTGCTCGTGATGACCGGGATCAGCGACCAAGCCGAGGTCGAGAAGTACCCGTTCCGGCCCGACGAGATCGTCGACTCGGTCGCCGATCTGCTGCCCACCGTCACCGAGTCGATCCCGACGCTCGACGAGGACTGA
- a CDS encoding YdeI/OmpD-associated family protein, translating to MGALDEGERVVAADAEVWRDWLAQHHERASGVWLLSIRGKGADGIGYEDAVRQALCFGWIDGPVRTFDDRTVGQWFCPRRRGSGWAATNKARLIELEAAGLLAPAGLRVLEAAKADGSWVLLDGPEAGVEPPELTAALDAEPAARKNWDAFPPSVKKFGLTHIAMAKRAETRAARIAKIVADAAEGRRP from the coding sequence GTGGGCGCGCTCGACGAGGGGGAGCGCGTCGTCGCGGCGGATGCCGAGGTCTGGCGCGACTGGCTCGCGCAGCATCATGAGCGCGCCTCGGGGGTCTGGCTGCTGAGCATCCGCGGCAAGGGCGCCGACGGCATCGGCTACGAGGATGCCGTGCGCCAGGCACTGTGCTTCGGCTGGATCGACGGCCCGGTGCGCACGTTCGACGACCGGACCGTCGGGCAGTGGTTCTGCCCGAGGCGTCGGGGCAGCGGATGGGCGGCGACCAACAAAGCGCGTCTGATCGAGCTCGAGGCCGCGGGACTGCTCGCGCCCGCGGGCCTGCGCGTGCTCGAGGCCGCGAAGGCCGACGGATCATGGGTCCTGCTCGACGGCCCCGAGGCGGGCGTCGAGCCTCCGGAGCTGACCGCGGCGCTGGATGCCGAGCCGGCCGCGCGGAAGAACTGGGACGCGTTCCCGCCCTCGGTCAAGAAGTTCGGGCTCACGCACATCGCGATGGCGAAGCGCGCGGAGACGCGCGCGGCGCGGATCGCCAAGATCGTGGCGGATGCCGCGGAGGGGAGACGCCCATGA
- a CDS encoding anhydro-N-acetylmuramic acid kinase, with the protein MRVLGLLSGTSHDGIDVAVVDFVENEGTLRGTVLHEDSVPYHPELRARLVAALPPAPTTFAEVCELDTLIGQAFAEVAATAAAAVGGVHAVCTHGQTVFHWVDAGHALGTLQIGQPAWIAEKVGAPVVSDVRIRDITAGGHGAPLVSFLDELLLRGRAGVSAAVNLGGIANMTVVGPDGLSAYDIGPANALVDAIVVAEGLNERGYDADAAIARTGTVVDALLEALLADPYYALPAPKSTGKEHFHLEYVREHVARQRDRGREIAIPDLVRTLTELTVRTVAADVVAAGIRFLAVSGGGCHNPLILQGLRDALPGVEVVLADELGAPVDSKEAILFALIGWCTMHGVAAIAPGGTGAREPRILGTITPGVGPLRMPEPVARVRSLTLR; encoded by the coding sequence ATGCGCGTACTCGGACTGCTCTCGGGCACCTCTCACGACGGAATCGACGTCGCGGTCGTCGACTTCGTGGAGAACGAGGGGACTCTTCGCGGCACCGTCCTCCACGAGGACAGCGTGCCGTATCACCCCGAGCTGCGCGCGCGTCTCGTGGCGGCGCTCCCGCCTGCGCCCACCACGTTCGCCGAGGTCTGCGAGCTCGACACCCTGATCGGCCAGGCGTTCGCCGAGGTCGCGGCCACGGCAGCGGCCGCGGTCGGGGGAGTGCACGCCGTCTGCACGCACGGCCAGACCGTCTTCCACTGGGTCGACGCCGGTCACGCGCTCGGCACTCTGCAGATCGGCCAGCCCGCCTGGATCGCCGAGAAGGTGGGGGCGCCCGTGGTCTCCGACGTGCGCATCCGTGACATCACCGCCGGTGGGCACGGGGCTCCGCTGGTGTCGTTCCTCGACGAGCTGCTGCTGCGCGGGCGGGCCGGAGTCTCGGCGGCCGTCAACCTCGGCGGTATCGCGAACATGACCGTGGTCGGTCCCGACGGGCTGTCGGCGTACGACATCGGTCCCGCGAACGCGCTGGTCGATGCGATCGTCGTCGCGGAGGGGCTGAACGAGCGCGGCTACGACGCGGATGCCGCGATCGCCCGCACCGGCACCGTCGTCGACGCTCTGCTCGAGGCGCTGCTCGCCGACCCCTACTACGCGCTCCCCGCGCCCAAGAGCACCGGTAAGGAGCACTTTCACCTCGAGTACGTGCGCGAGCATGTCGCCCGGCAGCGCGACCGCGGGCGGGAGATCGCGATCCCCGACCTCGTGCGCACCCTCACCGAGCTGACCGTGCGGACGGTCGCCGCGGATGTCGTCGCCGCCGGCATCCGCTTCCTCGCGGTGTCCGGAGGCGGCTGTCACAACCCCCTGATCCTGCAGGGCCTGCGCGATGCCCTCCCCGGTGTCGAGGTCGTGCTGGCCGACGAGCTAGGCGCGCCGGTGGACAGCAAGGAGGCCATCCTGTTCGCGCTGATCGGCTGGTGCACCATGCACGGTGTGGCGGCCATCGCCCCGGGAGGAACCGGTGCGCGCGAGCCGCGCATCCTCGGGACGATCACCCCGGGAGTGGGTCCGCTGCGGATGCCGGAGCCGGTCGCGCGCGTGCGCAGCCTCACGCTGCGCTGA
- a CDS encoding ROK family protein: protein MTRYALAVDVGGTKMEAALVSADGALVRGSRSRRATGRDATPASLDDAIATVIAHALSRLPEDGELIGAGIGSAGPIDRTAGQILPVNMPAARGYGLADAVRTTASEILGRALPTVFGHDGGALALAESWLGATQDAGASLSIVVSTGVGGGFVVNGAYIPGATGNAGHLGQVRREGGLTLEEIASGPASAAWAQQQGWAGSTGEDLARDAAAGDATARAAIERSAKAVGEALADAATLVDLDMVAIGGGFSRVSADYIDLVQQALTASAAHEYSRRTRVVRSGLGDEGPLIGAAALVLR from the coding sequence GTGACCCGGTACGCACTCGCCGTCGACGTCGGCGGCACCAAGATGGAGGCTGCGCTCGTGAGCGCGGACGGCGCGCTGGTGCGTGGAAGCCGGAGCCGTAGGGCGACCGGTCGGGATGCCACCCCCGCGTCGCTCGACGACGCGATCGCGACGGTGATCGCTCATGCGCTCTCCCGCCTCCCTGAAGACGGCGAGCTCATCGGCGCCGGCATCGGCAGTGCGGGGCCGATCGACCGGACTGCCGGTCAGATCCTTCCGGTGAACATGCCTGCAGCCCGCGGATACGGTCTCGCCGATGCGGTGCGCACGACCGCCTCTGAGATCCTCGGCCGTGCGCTGCCCACGGTCTTCGGTCATGACGGCGGCGCGCTCGCGCTTGCCGAGTCGTGGCTGGGCGCCACGCAGGATGCCGGCGCGTCCCTGTCGATCGTGGTCTCGACCGGCGTCGGGGGAGGGTTCGTCGTCAACGGTGCGTACATCCCCGGCGCCACGGGCAACGCGGGACACCTCGGCCAGGTGCGCCGTGAAGGCGGACTCACGCTCGAGGAGATCGCCTCGGGACCGGCGAGCGCCGCGTGGGCGCAGCAGCAGGGCTGGGCGGGATCGACGGGCGAAGACCTGGCGCGGGATGCTGCGGCGGGCGACGCCACCGCGCGTGCGGCCATCGAACGCTCGGCGAAGGCCGTCGGCGAGGCCTTGGCGGATGCCGCGACCCTCGTCGACCTCGACATGGTGGCGATCGGCGGAGGCTTCTCGCGAGTCTCTGCCGACTACATCGACCTCGTGCAGCAGGCCCTCACCGCGAGCGCCGCGCACGAGTACTCGCGCCGCACCCGCGTCGTCCGCTCGGGTCTCGGCGACGAGGGGCCGCTCATCGGCGCCGCAGCACTCGTTCTGCGCTGA